In Pajaroellobacter abortibovis, the following are encoded in one genomic region:
- a CDS encoding VWA domain-containing protein: MALLVRDRVVRRCAFHQVGDESLVRTLIWGGVTTRRWIKGTLFLLAMVCMGLAFARPQSSRGTRLIPATNLDVVLALDYSKSMYARDIIPSRIDRAKVEVARLVRQLAGARFAAVAFAGEPMSFPLTSDGAAIVQFLRQLEPNDMPVGGTATARALRRAGELFSRDPQAKDHVRVIVLITDGEDLEGDPVITATALAKEGIRVDVVQIGGKVPEAIPEVNEEGKIIGFRRDEQGKLLTTELSAEGEVRLSKIASLTGGTLVRSEQGGTGIEQITETLSRMMREELSERVEYVFSEEYAWPLGLAIVFLTVEAWIGEAPLRKQRKRSLRSILFSSLWLSLLTGIGCNKWNPAHPFEHNAPLVSKAVDALDGGDASAAALSLEQYLGAGGCAEGNIGITPSMEKRPAAVYDLALAYFLQAEGEGPPFGEEEDGTQSAKDSVAQKRIEKTQCALQLIEKVLLEKGVEPSSDWWLLGQYLKGNLHFLRGRYQKAVEAYEAILKRTPAQEQGVEGGGGPESLEIARRAAWNRAIAIRRVEQAPPSPPPDGDLDGGSSSDRDSGEGGSGQGQAKNQQDQQESPSDAGASSEPSEGGGSVQGAFPDVSSPSGSPSSDQGDRILEQFEHAPTVQQEVAKKRAKARQLRGGIDK, translated from the coding sequence GTGGCTTTACTCGTCAGAGATCGAGTGGTTCGAAGGTGTGCGTTTCATCAAGTGGGGGATGAGTCGCTTGTCCGTACTTTAATTTGGGGGGGTGTCACTACGCGTAGATGGATCAAAGGAACCCTTTTCCTATTGGCTATGGTCTGTATGGGATTAGCTTTCGCTCGCCCTCAATCGAGCCGGGGGACGCGATTGATCCCAGCGACGAATCTGGATGTGGTGCTTGCTCTGGATTATTCGAAGAGTATGTACGCTCGAGATATCATTCCGAGTCGAATCGATCGTGCAAAGGTGGAAGTAGCTCGCTTGGTACGGCAGTTGGCAGGGGCTCGATTTGCGGCTGTGGCTTTTGCAGGTGAGCCGATGAGCTTTCCTCTAACCAGCGATGGGGCAGCGATTGTGCAGTTCTTGCGGCAACTAGAGCCTAATGACATGCCTGTGGGAGGGACGGCTACTGCGCGTGCCCTTAGGCGTGCAGGCGAGCTTTTTAGTCGCGATCCCCAAGCAAAAGATCATGTGCGTGTGATCGTCTTGATCACAGATGGCGAGGATTTGGAAGGGGACCCAGTCATTACGGCTACTGCGCTTGCAAAAGAAGGGATTCGGGTGGATGTGGTGCAGATCGGTGGCAAAGTACCTGAAGCGATTCCTGAGGTGAATGAAGAGGGAAAGATCATCGGATTTCGCCGGGATGAACAGGGGAAACTCCTCACGACGGAACTCTCTGCAGAAGGGGAAGTGCGGCTTTCCAAAATTGCTTCTTTGACGGGAGGGACGCTCGTTCGCTCGGAACAGGGGGGAACGGGAATTGAACAGATCACAGAGACGTTATCCCGCATGATGCGCGAGGAGTTATCCGAACGGGTCGAGTATGTCTTTTCAGAGGAATATGCTTGGCCACTTGGTTTGGCGATCGTTTTTTTGACTGTGGAAGCCTGGATCGGTGAGGCCCCTCTCCGTAAGCAGAGGAAGCGCTCTTTGCGTTCGATTTTGTTTTCCAGTCTATGGCTTTCTCTCCTTACAGGGATTGGATGCAACAAGTGGAATCCTGCTCATCCCTTTGAGCACAATGCTCCTTTAGTCAGTAAAGCAGTCGATGCTCTGGATGGGGGAGATGCCTCTGCAGCGGCTCTTTCGCTTGAACAGTATCTAGGGGCTGGAGGCTGTGCGGAAGGGAACATTGGGATTACCCCATCTATGGAGAAACGTCCCGCAGCTGTATACGATCTGGCACTTGCCTATTTTTTGCAAGCGGAAGGAGAAGGGCCTCCTTTTGGTGAAGAGGAGGATGGGACCCAATCAGCAAAGGATTCTGTCGCGCAAAAAAGGATAGAAAAGACGCAATGTGCACTTCAGTTGATTGAGAAAGTGCTCTTGGAGAAGGGAGTTGAGCCATCGTCGGATTGGTGGCTGCTTGGCCAGTATCTAAAGGGAAATCTTCATTTTCTGAGAGGTCGCTATCAAAAAGCAGTCGAGGCATATGAAGCTATTCTCAAGCGCACTCCGGCGCAAGAGCAAGGTGTAGAGGGGGGAGGGGGACCCGAATCCCTTGAAATCGCACGACGTGCGGCTTGGAACCGAGCGATCGCAATTCGAAGGGTTGAGCAAGCTCCCCCTTCGCCTCCTCCTGATGGAGACTTGGATGGTGGTTCTTCTTCTGACAGAGATTCAGGAGAAGGGGGAAGTGGACAGGGACAGGCAAAGAATCAGCAAGACCAACAAGAGTCTCCTTCTGATGCTGGTGCTTCTTCTGAGCCTTCCGAGGGAGGAGGGAGTGTACAAGGCGCTTTTCCAGACGTCTCATCCCCTTCTGGTTCACCTTCATCTGATCAAGGGGACAGAATTCTCGAACAATTCGAACATGCTCCTACCGTGCAGCAGGAAGTTGCAAAAAAACGAGCGAAGGCCCGTCAGCTGCGGGGAGGGATCGATAAGTGA
- a CDS encoding vWA domain-containing protein produces MRTNAWRLVWNILALLGILILTLLYPAIDYYRVSMHIHWENRWALFLLIAVPWILMRVTVGMDKRVPTFRFPALALVARVSPGWRANLRDLPGILRTGALFLAVIALARPQDIARGEHADEQGIDMVVLLDLSGSMRAVMDGEGGNWNVGVNPGQRVTRLDTAKEVINDFIRRRRSDRIGVVVFGRSAYVLSPPTLDYQLLTTLVQRMELEMIDGNGTAIGDAIGVGVARLRRGNARSKVLIVLTDGDSNAGMISPEYASQLAQIQGVKIYTIQIGTGDEVEVQNGVDLFGQPHYVRAHFPVNPALLNSIASQTGGESFIAADRQGLENSMHAILDRLEKTRFSSQTATVKDLFMIFLAPAGFMIMAEVILRLTLVRRFP; encoded by the coding sequence ATGAGAACAAACGCTTGGCGGCTTGTGTGGAATATACTTGCTCTATTGGGAATATTGATTCTAACACTTCTGTATCCGGCTATCGATTACTACCGAGTGTCCATGCACATTCATTGGGAGAATCGTTGGGCGCTTTTTCTCCTGATAGCAGTCCCCTGGATTTTGATGCGGGTGACGGTGGGGATGGATAAACGCGTTCCTACTTTTCGATTCCCTGCACTTGCATTGGTTGCTCGTGTGTCCCCTGGATGGCGGGCTAATTTGCGTGATCTTCCAGGGATTTTGAGGACGGGAGCGCTCTTTCTCGCAGTTATCGCTCTGGCTCGTCCACAGGATATCGCACGTGGAGAGCATGCGGATGAGCAAGGGATCGATATGGTGGTCCTGCTTGATCTTTCTGGGTCGATGCGAGCAGTGATGGATGGAGAGGGGGGGAATTGGAATGTGGGAGTGAATCCAGGACAGAGAGTGACACGACTCGATACAGCGAAGGAAGTGATCAATGATTTCATCCGGCGTCGGCGGAGCGATCGGATCGGAGTAGTTGTATTTGGTCGAAGCGCTTATGTACTGTCCCCTCCTACGTTGGATTATCAGCTCCTGACAACCTTGGTGCAACGGATGGAGCTCGAGATGATCGATGGCAATGGGACAGCGATTGGAGATGCAATCGGGGTGGGGGTTGCTCGTTTGCGCCGCGGAAACGCCCGGTCAAAAGTGCTCATTGTACTAACAGATGGGGATTCCAATGCGGGGATGATCTCACCGGAATATGCTTCGCAGCTAGCCCAAATACAAGGAGTGAAAATCTATACCATCCAAATTGGGACCGGGGATGAAGTCGAAGTCCAGAACGGGGTAGACTTGTTTGGACAGCCCCACTATGTCCGGGCCCATTTCCCGGTCAATCCTGCTCTTTTGAATAGTATCGCTAGCCAAACCGGTGGGGAATCCTTTATCGCTGCAGATCGACAAGGACTTGAAAACAGCATGCATGCTATCCTAGATCGTCTTGAAAAGACTCGTTTCAGTTCTCAAACCGCTACTGTCAAGGACCTCTTTATGATCTTTCTGGCGCCTGCAGGGTTCATGATAATGGCAGAAGTGATTTTACGTCTTACTCTTGTTCGTCGATTTCCATGA
- a CDS encoding AIR synthase-related protein, whose amino-acid sequence MTSHYEDRGVSPHKHEVLAALQNIDPGLFPNAFCKAIPDIWTGSPDHCVLLHSDGAGTKANVAYLAFARHQDPSVFLGIAQDSLVMNLDDLLCVGATGPFVLSNTIGRNAALIPGEVLQVLIQSYEFLAKWLQPYHIEIHTCGGETADVGDLVRTLTVDSTLAVRMRRQDFIDCSRIPPNAAIVGLASSGKAHYETDENSGIGTNGFTAARHELLKSQFRTNYPETFAPQVEHLAYQGDLDLDDLVPETPWTVAQALLSPTRTYAPIIVQLLANMKSSIWGMFHNTGGGLTKCVRFAHRARFIKNNLFEPPPLFRFIQEKSKLTLQEMARVFNMGQRFEVICVPEASSQVIECAAAFGVQAKVIGYTAERNTGPALTIEHQGELLHFD is encoded by the coding sequence ATGACTTCACACTACGAAGACCGAGGTGTTTCACCCCATAAGCATGAAGTGCTTGCCGCCCTCCAGAATATAGACCCAGGCCTCTTTCCCAATGCTTTTTGCAAGGCTATCCCGGATATATGGACGGGCAGTCCAGATCACTGTGTTCTCCTCCATTCTGACGGTGCAGGGACCAAAGCCAACGTGGCTTACCTGGCATTCGCCAGACATCAAGATCCCTCCGTATTTCTAGGAATCGCCCAAGACTCCCTCGTTATGAACCTAGACGATCTCTTGTGCGTAGGGGCCACAGGCCCTTTTGTACTCTCCAATACCATTGGACGGAACGCTGCTCTTATCCCAGGAGAGGTGCTCCAAGTCCTCATTCAGTCCTATGAATTCTTAGCCAAATGGCTCCAGCCTTACCATATCGAGATCCACACATGTGGAGGAGAAACAGCAGACGTAGGGGACCTGGTACGTACCCTCACCGTAGATTCGACCCTCGCTGTACGCATGCGACGCCAGGACTTTATCGACTGCTCTCGCATTCCCCCAAACGCTGCTATTGTTGGTCTCGCTTCCTCTGGCAAAGCCCACTACGAAACGGATGAAAATTCCGGCATCGGCACAAACGGTTTCACTGCCGCACGCCATGAACTCCTTAAGAGCCAGTTCCGTACGAACTATCCAGAAACATTTGCACCTCAAGTGGAACACCTAGCCTATCAAGGAGATCTAGACCTCGATGATCTCGTCCCTGAAACCCCATGGACCGTAGCCCAAGCCCTCCTGTCCCCCACTCGAACCTACGCTCCCATTATCGTACAACTCCTAGCCAATATGAAAAGTTCCATATGGGGAATGTTTCACAATACGGGGGGAGGCCTCACCAAATGCGTTCGCTTCGCTCACCGAGCACGGTTTATCAAAAACAACCTCTTCGAGCCCCCTCCTCTCTTCCGTTTTATTCAAGAAAAATCAAAGCTCACGCTCCAAGAAATGGCGCGGGTTTTCAATATGGGGCAACGCTTCGAAGTGATATGCGTTCCCGAAGCATCCTCCCAGGTTATCGAATGTGCTGCCGCTTTCGGTGTCCAGGCCAAAGTCATCGGATACACCGCTGAACGGAACACAGGACCTGCTCTTACCATCGAACACCAAGGAGAACTCCTCCACTTCGACTGA
- a CDS encoding BatD family protein: MVLFHESFAWTQQVGSEVELLLHAESEVVGVDDSFELVLSASSSAGSITNPTFNPGSYFHLLGTRTSPTQSISIMNGNLQRSHGLTVVFSLSPKKIGEYVLGPAAVVMGGKRWESNQVRIRVVASAQPPRARSGRGFPFPSLFSFGPWKGLFGDLGADEETEPLPFQSLPILADEHLTLSAPRGEIAFLHGVLDKSSAVVGEQVTLSLYLYIEGHRGSLDITDVHESDASDFLKHSLLSEDSASKPIGYVNIEGKIWSVSCIRKLALFPLKTGELEIKPMSISLGRRSIAANVRQSEFFHIPIGEPPMLGRPAGYRVGDVGDFQLSVQVSPPEVEEGGGVSVQLELSGTGNIPSMLSLPVQPRVEWLDPIVHEKLAVDQAGKWGGARSFQYIARVRAPGDLSLGEISLPYWNPETKAYGIARAALGKVYVKGSLKKKAASSSDQENYLMQLPVVWKELVGVQGKGLLIADSPLWGVGLVAPPLTYLLVEGVWLCVCRYRKRQLAYASSSLAELDRQRAKVESLLKAGDAVQADAAMGRALEMALCHYLDCNLRLLPWTAMGSAFEKNQLPLAMVQDCQNILQASEVARFGHPVVSLPEVEKRWKRTQEVIDSMKRRAA; encoded by the coding sequence GTGGTCCTTTTCCATGAGTCTTTTGCTTGGACTCAGCAGGTAGGCTCTGAGGTAGAGCTCCTTCTGCATGCCGAAAGTGAAGTCGTTGGAGTGGATGACTCGTTTGAGCTGGTTTTATCGGCTTCTTCTTCTGCAGGATCGATTACCAACCCAACCTTCAATCCAGGTTCCTATTTTCACCTGCTCGGGACACGTACTTCCCCTACACAATCGATTTCTATTATGAACGGCAATCTGCAGCGGAGCCATGGCTTGACAGTTGTGTTCTCATTGAGTCCAAAAAAAATAGGTGAGTACGTCCTTGGACCTGCTGCCGTAGTGATGGGTGGAAAGCGATGGGAGTCCAATCAAGTCCGCATCCGGGTTGTTGCTTCTGCTCAACCTCCCCGTGCCAGATCGGGGAGAGGCTTCCCATTCCCTTCTCTTTTCTCCTTTGGCCCGTGGAAAGGACTTTTTGGTGATCTGGGTGCAGACGAAGAGACAGAACCCTTGCCTTTTCAATCTCTCCCTATACTGGCGGATGAGCATCTTACACTGTCTGCTCCTAGAGGGGAGATCGCTTTCTTGCATGGTGTCTTGGATAAATCCTCCGCTGTAGTAGGGGAACAAGTCACGCTTTCTCTTTACCTGTATATCGAAGGTCATAGAGGTTCTCTGGATATTACGGATGTCCACGAATCCGATGCCAGCGACTTTCTCAAGCATTCTCTTCTTTCAGAGGACAGTGCTTCGAAGCCCATCGGATACGTCAACATAGAAGGGAAGATATGGTCTGTCAGCTGTATCCGTAAGCTGGCTCTATTCCCTTTAAAGACTGGTGAACTCGAGATTAAACCCATGTCGATCTCCCTAGGCCGACGATCGATTGCAGCGAATGTCCGTCAAAGTGAGTTTTTCCACATTCCCATTGGAGAGCCCCCTATGCTGGGTCGACCCGCGGGCTATCGGGTGGGGGACGTCGGTGACTTTCAGCTCTCCGTGCAAGTTTCTCCTCCTGAAGTGGAAGAAGGGGGAGGTGTATCGGTTCAGTTAGAGCTTTCAGGGACTGGTAATATCCCTTCGATGCTCTCTCTTCCCGTTCAGCCTAGGGTGGAGTGGCTTGACCCGATTGTTCACGAGAAGTTGGCTGTCGATCAGGCAGGGAAGTGGGGAGGGGCTCGCAGTTTTCAGTATATCGCTCGCGTTCGCGCTCCAGGGGATCTTTCCTTGGGTGAGATCAGCCTCCCCTACTGGAATCCAGAAACTAAAGCCTATGGAATTGCTCGTGCTGCGCTCGGCAAGGTATATGTCAAAGGTAGTCTAAAGAAAAAGGCGGCTTCCTCTTCTGATCAAGAGAATTATTTGATGCAGTTACCTGTTGTGTGGAAAGAGCTCGTAGGTGTTCAGGGAAAGGGTCTCTTGATAGCGGACTCCCCCTTGTGGGGTGTTGGTCTGGTGGCTCCTCCTCTTACCTATCTTCTTGTGGAAGGGGTCTGGTTGTGTGTTTGCCGTTACAGAAAGCGCCAGTTGGCTTATGCTTCTTCTTCTCTTGCAGAGCTCGATCGACAGCGGGCCAAAGTGGAATCACTGCTCAAAGCGGGAGATGCTGTTCAAGCGGATGCTGCAATGGGGCGTGCTCTTGAAATGGCACTTTGCCACTATCTGGACTGCAACCTCCGCCTTCTTCCATGGACTGCGATGGGATCTGCCTTTGAAAAGAACCAACTCCCCCTGGCAATGGTCCAAGATTGTCAGAATATTCTACAGGCTTCAGAAGTGGCTCGATTTGGGCATCCGGTGGTTTCTCTCCCTGAAGTTGAAAAGAGATGGAAACGGACTCAAGAGGTGATCGATTCCATGAAGAGGCGTGCTGCATGA
- a CDS encoding AAA family ATPase produces MYDVRAFNELVMKESAFVDRLVGEVGKVIVGQTYMVERILIGLLVGGHVLLEGVPGLAKTMTVRTLCDAISARFSRIQFTPDLLPSDVIGTVIYNPQRGEFTSKLGPIFANLVLADEVNRAPAKVQSALLEAMQERQVTVGDKAYSLPEPFVVMATQNPIEQEGTYPLPEAQIDRFLLMIKVGYPSREDERRIMDRMTTFEPQKVEPMITPHELMEARQVIGQIYMDDKVKDYIVDIVFASREPEKYGLKDMTHLIEFGASPRASIALNLAARAHAFLRRRGYVTPEDIKAVGPDVLRHRIVTTYEADAEEVNSDQIVRRLFEMVEVP; encoded by the coding sequence ATGTATGACGTTCGTGCTTTCAATGAATTGGTGATGAAGGAGAGTGCTTTTGTGGATCGGTTGGTGGGGGAAGTCGGCAAGGTGATCGTCGGTCAGACCTACATGGTGGAGCGAATTTTGATCGGTCTTTTGGTGGGAGGTCATGTTCTGTTGGAAGGGGTCCCTGGGCTTGCTAAAACCATGACGGTGCGTACGCTTTGCGATGCCATTTCTGCGAGATTTTCGAGAATTCAGTTTACACCCGATCTTCTTCCGTCGGATGTGATTGGAACGGTTATCTATAATCCACAGCGTGGAGAATTTACTTCTAAGCTCGGTCCGATTTTCGCGAATCTTGTCCTCGCAGATGAAGTCAACCGGGCCCCTGCGAAAGTGCAGAGCGCTCTGCTTGAAGCGATGCAGGAGCGGCAAGTGACGGTAGGGGATAAGGCCTATTCATTACCAGAGCCTTTTGTGGTGATGGCAACTCAGAATCCGATTGAGCAAGAGGGGACGTATCCTCTTCCAGAAGCGCAAATTGATCGATTTTTGCTGATGATCAAGGTCGGGTATCCGTCTCGTGAAGATGAGCGGCGCATCATGGACCGGATGACTACGTTCGAACCACAGAAAGTTGAACCTATGATTACCCCGCACGAATTGATGGAAGCGCGTCAGGTGATCGGTCAAATTTACATGGACGATAAAGTCAAAGATTATATTGTCGATATTGTTTTTGCTTCTCGGGAGCCCGAAAAATATGGGCTCAAAGACATGACCCACCTGATTGAATTTGGAGCCTCTCCTCGCGCTTCGATCGCTCTCAATCTTGCAGCGCGTGCACATGCCTTCCTTCGAAGGCGAGGGTATGTGACCCCTGAAGATATCAAAGCAGTTGGCCCTGATGTATTACGGCACCGTATTGTGACAACCTATGAGGCGGATGCTGAGGAGGTCAATTCAGACCAGATTGTTCGTCGTCTCTTTGAAATGGTGGAAGTCCCCTAA
- a CDS encoding DUF58 domain-containing protein, with the protein MKWWKSPNRFLFFMILKELLSTLRTIRIHTARLANENLCGQYVSSFKGQGLAFREVRPYQMGDDVRAIDWNVSARMNEPFVKVFTEEREMTVMLVVDLSASEQFGTYRVSKLRLASEVSALIAFSAIWNNDRIGLILGAQRVHQMIAPKKGDKHVMRLIREILGFEPPSPLPQEKSESAGSGLRLGFGTDLKASLEALVRVSHRRSVAFLISDFFAQDYEKALALAAANHDIIPVVLTDKRERELPPIGLITLEDLESGTRRVVDSSDTGMRQAYQKELESFQAGRRRLFKKLGLDFVEIDTAGSFVRPLRDLFARRAGRVRR; encoded by the coding sequence TTGAAATGGTGGAAGTCCCCTAATCGCTTTCTGTTTTTTATGATCCTCAAGGAACTTCTCTCGACACTGCGTACGATTCGAATTCACACAGCGCGATTGGCTAATGAGAATTTGTGTGGGCAGTACGTTTCTAGCTTCAAGGGGCAAGGCCTTGCCTTTCGAGAAGTTCGGCCTTACCAAATGGGAGATGACGTACGCGCCATCGATTGGAATGTCTCTGCGCGGATGAATGAACCCTTTGTCAAGGTCTTCACAGAAGAACGGGAGATGACTGTCATGTTGGTGGTCGATCTGTCCGCGAGTGAGCAATTTGGAACGTATCGGGTTTCGAAGCTCCGTCTTGCATCTGAAGTTTCAGCGCTGATTGCATTTAGTGCCATCTGGAATAATGACAGGATCGGCCTTATCTTAGGGGCTCAGCGCGTTCATCAGATGATCGCTCCGAAAAAGGGAGACAAACATGTCATGCGGCTCATTCGGGAGATCTTGGGGTTTGAGCCACCTTCTCCTCTTCCGCAAGAAAAAAGCGAATCGGCTGGGAGTGGATTGAGGCTAGGGTTTGGAACGGATCTAAAGGCCTCTCTTGAGGCTCTGGTGCGTGTCTCTCATCGTCGTAGCGTAGCCTTTCTCATTAGCGATTTTTTTGCTCAGGACTATGAGAAAGCACTTGCGCTTGCTGCCGCAAATCACGATATCATTCCTGTAGTTCTTACGGATAAGCGGGAGCGTGAGCTCCCCCCCATCGGATTGATAACCCTTGAGGATTTGGAAAGTGGAACGAGGAGGGTGGTGGACAGCTCAGACACGGGGATGAGACAGGCGTATCAGAAGGAGCTAGAATCGTTTCAGGCAGGTCGTCGGCGTTTGTTCAAAAAGCTGGGACTTGATTTTGTGGAAATCGATACGGCGGGTTCCTTTGTGAGACCACTTCGCGATCTTTTTGCACGGCGTGCAGGGAGAGTACGGCGATGA
- the trpS gene encoding tryptophan--tRNA ligase, translating into MRVVSGIQSSGKLHLGNYFGALRQFLKLQNEAECFFFIANLHSLTTIRQGTRLREATTDLVLDYLALGLDPDRVILFRQSDVPFHTELAWYLAALTPMGLLERAHSYKDKIRKGLAADVGLFTYPVLMAADILLYRADQVPVGKDQQQHLEITRDLAIKFNRTYIAGYDPADPEGVKSKNPCGILKLPRALVMKDVDVVPGIDGEKMSKSYGNVIEVFAEETVVKKQIMSIKTDSTPVETPKDPNASSLFVLLQLFASLQEGVELQASFRQGGKGYGYYKNRLLELFHETFREARRRRPKLASEKGYVEDVLKRGAERACDDALALMKEVRHVVGTR; encoded by the coding sequence ATGCGTGTTGTTTCGGGGATTCAATCTTCAGGGAAGCTCCATCTTGGCAATTATTTTGGAGCACTCCGTCAATTTCTTAAGCTTCAGAATGAGGCAGAATGTTTCTTTTTTATCGCTAATTTGCATTCTCTCACGACGATCCGACAGGGAACGCGGTTACGGGAGGCGACAACCGATCTCGTCCTGGATTATTTGGCTTTGGGATTAGATCCTGACCGGGTCATTCTGTTTCGGCAGTCGGATGTCCCTTTCCATACCGAGCTCGCTTGGTACCTAGCTGCGTTGACGCCGATGGGACTTCTCGAACGCGCCCACTCCTATAAGGATAAAATAAGAAAGGGGCTCGCCGCGGATGTAGGGCTCTTCACTTATCCTGTTCTGATGGCTGCAGACATTTTACTCTACCGGGCTGATCAGGTCCCTGTTGGAAAGGATCAGCAGCAGCACCTTGAAATTACTCGAGACTTAGCTATTAAATTCAACAGAACATACATCGCTGGATATGACCCTGCTGATCCGGAAGGGGTCAAGTCCAAGAATCCCTGTGGAATTCTTAAGCTTCCTCGCGCTTTGGTTATGAAGGATGTTGATGTGGTGCCAGGGATTGACGGAGAGAAAATGAGCAAAAGCTATGGGAATGTGATCGAAGTGTTTGCAGAAGAGACTGTGGTCAAAAAGCAAATCATGTCGATCAAAACTGACTCTACCCCTGTAGAAACACCAAAAGATCCTAATGCTTCTTCTCTTTTTGTTTTGCTTCAGCTGTTTGCTTCACTGCAAGAGGGAGTTGAATTGCAGGCGTCCTTTCGACAAGGGGGGAAGGGATATGGCTATTATAAAAATCGGCTGCTCGAGCTTTTTCATGAAACTTTTAGAGAGGCTCGCCGACGCCGTCCGAAGCTGGCGAGTGAAAAAGGGTATGTCGAGGATGTTCTTAAGCGAGGAGCGGAGCGCGCGTGCGATGATGCATTGGCTTTGATGAAGGAGGTACGCCATGTGGTAGGGACTCGATAG